From Nocardioides faecalis:
CGGCCCGGACCCGCGCTGCAGCACCAGCTGGTAGGCGGCGAACGACGCGATCAGCGCCACCCCCACCGCGATGATGAGGGTGGGCTCGACCCACCCGGTGGCACCGATCCGGCTGACGCCGTACACGAAGCTGCCGAAGCCGCCCGCCGCGAGCGCCACGCTCAGCCAGCTGACCGGCGTGCGCCGGGTCTCCCCCACGTTCTCGAGCTGGCGCAGGCCCAGCACCGCCACGAGCACCGCGACCGGGAGCACGGCGACGAAGATGAGCCTCCAGGAACCGAGCTCCAGCAGGACCCCGGAGACGGTCGGGCCCAGCGCGGGCGCGCACGCCATCGCCAGGCTGACCTGCCCCATGACCCGGCCGCGGTCCTGGGCCGCGACGACGGTCATCAGGGTGGTCATCAGCAGCGGCATCATCACCGCCGTGCCGGCCGCCTGCACCACCCGCGCCACCAGCAGGACCTCGAAGGTGGGGGCGAGTGCGGCGATCAGCGTGCCGGCGGAGAAGGTCGCCATCGCCGCCGTGTACGCCGTCCGGGTGCTGACCCGCTGCAGGAACCAGCCGGTGACCGGGATGACCGCGGCCATGGTGAGCATGAACGCGGTGGAGAGCCACTGCGCGGTCCGTTCGGTGATCGAGAAGTCGACCATCAGCCGCGGGATCGCGTTGACCATGATCGTCTCGTTGAGGATCACCACGAAGGTGGCCGCCACGAGCAGCTTGACCACCAGCGGGGTGCGGCCCACCGGCGCGACGGACCCGGACCCGGACCCGGCCCCGGCCCCGCGGTCGTGGCGGGCGGGGACCTCGGTCGGGCCGGAGGTCTCGAGGGGCGCGGTCATGGAAGGGTCCTTCTGCTCGTCGGCGCCGACGTCACGGCAGGACCGATCGGCCCCGGGGGATGCAATGCTCGCGCGGCCGATCTGATTCCCGGGACCGGTCTCCCCCGGCGCCGCCCTCGAGCGGCTCCGCGCTCAGCGGGTGAAGACGACCTTGCCGAAGACGTCGCCGGCCGCCATGGCCGCGAAGCCCTCGCGCGCCTCGGTCATCGGCAGCACGCGATCGATCACGGGGCGCACGCCGGTGCTGTCGAGCAGGTTGACCAGGGCGGCCAGCTCGCCGCGGGTCCCCATGGTCGAGCCGATCACGCTGAGCTGGAGGAAGAAGATCCGGGTCAGCTCGGCGTCGTCCAGCTTCGGACCCGAGGTGGTTCCCGAGATGACGATCTTGCCGCCCGGCCGCAACGCGCGGACCGAGTGCGACCACGTGGCCCGGCCGACCGTCTCCATGACGGCGTCGACCTTGGCCGGGAGCCGGGCCCCGGACTCGAAGACCTCGTGGGCGCCCAGCTCGAGCGCCTTGTCCCGCTTCGCCTGGTCACGGCTGGTGGCCAGCACGCGCAGCCCGCCGGCGCGCGCGAGCGCGATGAGCGCCGTCGCCACGCCTCCCCCGGCCCCCTGCACGAGCACGGTGTCCCCGGCCTTCAGGCCGCCCTGGACGAACAGCATCCGGTAGGCGGTGAGCCACGCGGTGGGCAGGCACGCGGCCTCCTCGAAGGACAGCGAGGCCGGCTTGGGCACGACGTTGCGCCGCGGCACCACGACCTTGTCCGCGAAGGTGCCCTGGTGGCGCTCGGAGAGCAGGGAGCGTCGCGGGTCGAGCGTCTCGTCGCCGGCCCAGTCCGGGTCGGAGACCACGGCGTGCACCACGACCTCGTTGCCGTCCTCGTCGTAGCCGGCGGCGTCGCAGCCGAGGATCATCGGCAGCGCCTCCTGCTTGAGCCCCACGCCACGCAGCGACCACAGGTCGTGGTGGTTGAGGGAGGCGGCCTTGACGGTGACGGTGGTCCAGCCCTCGGGGGCGACCGGGTCCGGTCGCTCCCCCACGACCAGGCCGGTCAGCGGGTCGTCGGCGGAGCTGGCGAAGGAATCGGCGTAGACGGCGAACACGTGCCGCAGCCTAGTGGGACCGCCCCAACGAGCTCAGGAGCGTGCGACCCCGTCGCGGCGGGCCGCCTCGGCGACGGCCGCGGCGACCGCCGGTCCGACCCGCGGGTCGAACGGCGAGGGGATCACGTAGTCCTCGGAGAGGTCGTCGCCGACCAGTGCAGCGAGGGCGTCGGCGGCGGCCACCTTCATGCCCTCCGTGATCGCGCTGGCGTGGGCGTCGAAGGCTCCGCGGAAGATCCCCGGGAAAGCGAGCACGTTGTTGATCTGGTTCGGGAAGTCGGAGCGGCCGGTGGCCACCACCCGGGCGTGCCGGTGCGCCACGTCGGGGTGCACCTCGGGGTTCGGGTTGGCCATCGCGAAGATGATCGCGTCGTCGGCCATGGTCGCCACCACGTCCTCGGGCACGGTGCCACCGGAGACACCGATGTAGACGTCGGCGCCCTCGAAGACGTCGGCGAGGGTGCCCCGACGCCCGCAGCGGTCGGCGGTCAGCTCGGCGAGGGCCTTCTTGGACGGCGTCAGGTCGTGCCGCTCCGAGCTCACCACGCCCTTGCGGTCGGTCACCGCGATGTCCTCGACGCCGGCGGCGAGCAGGATCCTGGCGATCGCGACACCGGCGGCACCGGCACCGGAGATCACCACGCGGGTGGACTCCGGGGCGCGCCCGGTGAGCCGCAGCGCGTTCACGAGGGCGGCGAGCGTCACCACCGCGGTGCCGTGCTGGTCGTCGTGGAAGACCGGGATGTCGAGGGCCTCCTTGAGGCGGTCCTCGATCTCGAAGCAGCGCGGGGCCGAGATGTCCTCGAGGTTGATCCCGCCGAAGCTCGGCGCGAGCCGGACCACGGTCTCGATGATCTCCTCGACGTCGGTGGTGGCCAGGCAGATCGGCACCCCGTCCACGCCACCGAACTGCTTGAAGAGCACCGCCTTGCCCTCCATCACCGGCATCGCCGCGGCGGGGCCGATGTCGCCCAGTCCGAGCACCGCGGTGCCGTCGGTCACGATGGCGACGGTGTTGGGCACCCACGTGTAGTGCCGGGTCAGGGACGGGTCGGCGGCGATGGCCTCGCAGACCTCGGCGACACCTGGCGTGTAGGCCAGCGACAGCTGGTCCTTCGTGCTGACGTCCGCGGTGGGTACGGTCGCCATCTTTCCGCCGAGGTGGAGGTCGAAGACGGGGTCTCCGGCGCGCGGGTGGGAGGAAGGGACTTCGATGGCCACGATCATCGATGTTCCCACACGGCAGCGCAGGGCTACGCACCACCCGGGCCATGGGACCCAGGACGCAGAGACAGGCTCGCTGCGGCGTCCGGGGGCTCAGTCCTGGGTCCGCCGGCGACGCAGCAGCGCGGGACGCGGCGCGATCCGCAGCCGGGCCACGGCCCACACGTCGTGCTCCGCGATCACGCCCCAGCGGGTCGAGTCGGTGCTCCGCGCGGGGTTGTCTCCGAGCAGCCACCATCCGCCGGGCCGACGCTCGGCGGCCCGCTTGACGGCCACCGTCCCATCAGGCAGTCGCGCCACCACCACGTGCCCGGCCCGGACCGGCGTCCCGTAGGTGACGAGGAGGCGGTCACCGGACCTCAGCGTCGGGTACATCGAGTCGCCTCGGACGATCGCGGCACCGAGCCTGCGCGGCCGCCTGCCGGAACGGCCCTGCGCCACGTGCTCGCCCATGGCGAGTAGTGTCGCAGGCGCACCTTTCTTACCGACGAAAGACAGGAGAGGACCCACATGTTCTCGCGTCTCATCTCTCGCGTGGTCGCCCCGACCATCGAGGTCTCTGCGCACTGCGACCTGCCCTGCGGCATCTACGACCCGGCTCAGGCCCGGATCGAGGCCGAGTCGATCAAGGCGATCATCGCCAAGGTCGCCGACAACGACGACCCGGACTTCCGCACCCGTGCCGTGCTCATCAAGGAGCAGCGCTCCGAGCTGGTCAAGCACCACCTGTGGGTGCTGTGGACCGACTACTTCAAGCCGCCGCACTTCGAGAAGTACCCGCAGCTGCACACGCTGTTCAACGACGCCACGAAGCTGGCCGGTGCCACCGGCACCAAGGGCAACCTCGACGCTGCGAAGGCCGACGAGCTCCTCGCGAAGATCGACGAGATCGCCGAGATCTTCTGGGAGACCAAGAAGTGAGCCTGAGCCCCGAGCCTGCTCGGGGCAGGGACGGGACCCCCTCGGGCGCGTAGCCCTCTGGGTCCGACCCCCGAGGACCTAGGTCCCGACTCCGCCGACCGTGCATCCAATTCGGGTGCACGGTCGGGTGTTTTTGCCGGTGTCCTAGGTCACATCGAGGCCGATCGGCCCTACGGTGGGCGGCGGACCGGGCCCAATGGCCCGGCGCAGACACCGACTCGACGCCCCCGAGGGAGACCGGGGCGACGGGATGGTCCAACCGGAGGGAGACCGCGCGATGCACCGCGCCCTGTTCAAGATCATCGTCGGCCTGGCCGTCGCCCTGGGATTGACCCTGGCAGCCACGCCGGGAGCCACCGCCGCACCGGCGGCACCCGCGCAGGCCGCCGCCGCACCGGACTGCACCGCCGCGCAGAACGCCTACAACCAGTCCGCGAGGTCGCACACCGCCGCCGTCAAGGCCGCCAAGAGCGCCCAGACCAAGCTCAAGAAGCTCAAGAAGAAGCTCAAGAAGGCCAAGGTCAGCCACAAGAAGGCGAAGTCCAAGAAGGCCAAGAAGGCCAAGGCGAAGAAGGTCAAGAAGCTGCGCAAGCAGGTGACCAAGGCGCGCTCGGACCGGGACGCACGGACGAAGTACGCCCAGCGCACCGCGGTCACCCGCAACTACAGCGCCGGCGCTCTGCAGCGCTGCCGCAGCGGCGCACCCGCGACGGGCAAGGACAGCCCGATCCAGGCCCTGTGCGACGCCGGCCTGCCGCAGCAGGTCTGTGACGAGCTCGCCAAGCTGGTCCCCGGCGGCTCCTCGGCGAGCCCGATCGGGGCGCTGTGCGCGCAGGCTCCGCAGGCCAAGCCGCTGTGCGACCTGCTCGGCGGCCAGGTGCCGGCCGACTTCGACCCCGCCGACCTGCTCGAGGTGCTGCAGACCGTGCTGGGCACCATCGGCCTGGGCGACCTGCTCGGCCAGCTGCCGGGCGGCGCCGGCGGCCTGGGCGACCTGCTCCCCGAGACCGGGCTGACCGACCTGCTCGACGCGCTCGGTCTCAGCGCCCTGCTGGGCGGCCTGCCCGGCAGGTAGAGGAGCCCAGCGGTCAGGACACGACCTCCCTCACGGGCCCGCGGGACACGATCCCGCGGGCCTGTACCTTTTTCGGACGATCAGGACAGGGACCTGGGGCCCGGGTGGGGCATGCCCGATTCCCGGAATTCGTGGCGAGGGTCCACCAAGGTCCCTTAGGGTGTGCGCCGAGCCGGGCCCCCCATGAGCCCGGCAGACGTTCCCGGTCGTCGCTCGGAGGGACACTGACGGCGGCCGGCATTCCCGAGGGAGAACCACTTCAGTGATGCATCGCGCCCTTCTCAAGATCGTCCTGGGCATCGCCGTCGCCCTGGGCCTCACGCTGACCGCCGCGCCCGTGGCCACGGCCGCACCGGCGCCCGCGCGTGAGGTCAGCGCCCGCGCAGCCGAGGACTGCACGGTGCAGGCGTCGGCGGTCGGCCTGGCCAAGACGACCTACACCGCCTCGCACAGCAAGCTCAAGAACCTCAAGGCCAAGAAGGCCAAGCTCAAGAAGCTGCTGAAGAAGGCCACGAAGGCCCAGTCCGTCAAGAAGACCCAGAAGGCGAAGCGCAAGGCCGCCAAGAAGGTCACCCACTACAAGAAGCGCATCAAGGGCACCGACAAGCAGATCCGCAAGGCCCGTGCCACGAAGACCACGGCCGTCCGTTCGGTGAGCGCCACCCAGTCGGCCTACCGGGCCTGCCAGGCGGGCGACAGCGCGGTGCCCGGTCCGATCGCGGCCGGCGCCAACCCGCTCGACTTCCTCGGCGAGGTGCTCGACAGCCTCGGCTTGGGCTACCTGGTCAAGATCCTGGGACTGGACGCGGTGCTCAAGCTGCCGGGCCTGCAGGACCTGCTGCGGCTCCTGGGCCTGGGCCCGATCCTGGACTGAGCCTGCTGCGTGGCGACGGCCGCGCTCCCGCACGGGGGCGCGGCCGTTGCCGTAGGCTCTTCGCGATCGCGCGGCCCACGCCCGTCACACCACCCGTCACACCAGCAGATCCCGCGGAGGAACGGTATGTCCGAGCCGAGCAGCGTCGTCTCCCTCAACGTCGTCCGAGGTGGCCCGAGCGTGTCGCCGACCGAGAAGGACCTCGCCGACGAGGTGGAGCTGCGGCTTCCTGCGGACGGTGCCTACGCCTCGGTGCTGCGCACCCTGACCGCCGGGCTGGCCGCACGGCTCGACCTGACCCTCGACGACATCGAGGACCTGCGCATCGCCGTCTCCGAGGCCGCCGCGATGGTCCTGGAGCAGGCCGACGACGACGCCGTCCTCGACTGCACCTTCCGGCTCAGCGCCGGCGAGCTCGCCTTGACCATCGCGACCACCGCGACCGAGCCCGAGGACCCGGACTACGAGAGCTTCGGCTGGCAGGTGCTGGCGACGCTGACGGCCGAGGCCGCCATCGACACCACGCCCGACAGCTACGCCGTGCGGCTCACCGTCCGCTCCTCCGTAGAGTCATGAACTCCGACCCGGTATCGGAGACCGCCGGCGGAGCGCCCGGCACCGCACGCTCCGCGGCGGTGGAGGCGACCCGGCGGCGCAGCGCCGAGCTGTTCGGCGTGCTGCGCGACGAGTCCGCCTCGCAGGCCGAGCGCGACGTCGCCCGCGACGACCTGGTGCACCTGCACCTGCCCCTGGTCGAGCACTGCGCCCGCCGGTTCCGCAACCGCGGCGAGCCCTACGAGGACCTCGTCCAGGTGGGCACCATCGGACTGATCAAGTCCGTCGACCGCTTCGACACCGACCGCGGGGTCGAGTTCTCGACCTACGCGACCCCGACCATCATCGGCGAGATCAAGCGCTACTTCCGCGACAAGGGCTGGGCCATCCGGGTGCCCCGCCGGCTCCAAGAGCTTCGCATGCAGATCACTGCCAGCACCGCCGAGCTGACCCAGAGCCTCGGCCGCTCCCCCACCCCCCGCGAGCTCGCCGAGGCGATCGGGTGCTCGGTGGAGGACGTCGTGGAGGGCCTGGAGTCCAGCAACGCCTACGCCACGCTGTCGTTGGACGCCACCGACGACGACTCCGACCGCGGCGGCGGGCAGAGCATGCTCGACGCCATCGGCATCGACGACGAGGCGCTCGAGCACGTCGAGATCCGCGAGTCGGTCAAGCCGCTGCTGGAGAACCTGCCGCCGCGCGAGAAGCGCATCCTGCTGCTGCGCTTCTTCAAGAACATGACCCAGTCGCAGATCGCCGAGGAGATCGGCGTCTCCCAGATGCACGTCTCGCGGCTGCTCAGCCGCACCCTCGAGCAGCTCCGGCAGTCACTGGAGGCAGAGGCCTGAGCCTCAGCGCTCGAGGGCCTCGATCGTGTCGCGGTGCAGCATCCCCGCCAGGACGACCAGCGCCGTCACCAGCAGCGCGATGGCCAGCACGGCGTGCTCCCTGACGTTCCAGGCCAGGCCGAGCGAGATCAGCTGAGTGAGCAGCACGGGGCCGCGGGTCCAGGACAGGCGCTGGCGCAGCCCCCACCCCGCGGCGAGCAGCAGCACGCCGTACGCCGCGAGGAACCCGGCCGTGGACAGACCGAGCCCGAGGCGGGCGGAGCTCACGCTCGCCAGCTCCAGGACCGACAGCAGGACCAGCGTGAGACCCTGGACTGCCACGAGGGAGGCCGCTACGGTCAGAGGAGGCGGGTTGCCCGCCGGGTCGTTCGCAGGGCTATCGGTCACCGCTCCAGCGTAGTCAGGAGCACCGGCGTGTGCCCAGGCGACATCTTTGTGACACAAACGACCAAGGGATTCGCTTGATATGTGAACGATTCCTTGGAAACCTAGCAGAAGCGCGATCGTGAAGCCGTTCACTTTTGCGGTCTCACGCGTGCCCTCAGCCGGGCCCCTTGCCACGTAGGAAAGAAGGCACCTCCCCCATGGATTGGCGACACCGTTCCGCATGCCTCGACGAGGATCCGGAGCTGTTCTTCCCGATCGGCAACACCGGCCCCGCCATCCTCCAGATCGAGGAGGCGAAGGCGGTGTGCCGGCGATGCGACGTACGCGAGCAGTGTCTCGCGTGGGCCCTCGAGGCGGGCCAGGACCACGGCGTGTGGGGTGGCCTCAGCGAGGACGAGCGACGTGCGCTGAAGCGCCGCAACGCCCGGGCCCGGGTCCGGACCCCCGTCTGACCGAATCGTTCCGAACGCCCGGGCCGCACGAGCGGTCCGGGCTTTTCTTCTGCCGGCTCACTCGACGGGGATGCTGATCCCCGCCCGCGTCCCGCCGTCGGGGCCGCGGCCGAGGGTGAGGTGACCGCCCAGCTCGGACTCCACGAGAGTCCGCACGATCGACAGCCCCAGGCTCGTGGCGTTGTCGAGGTCGAAGCCCTCGGGCAGTCCTCGGCCGTCGTCGGCCACGGTCACCTCCAGGACGGCACCGTGCCGCTGCGCGTGCAGCGTGATCCGGCCCGAGGCGCCTGCCTCGAAACCGTGCTCGGCGGCGTTCTGCATCAGCTCCATCACCACCATCGCCAGCGGAGTGGCGACCTCCGAGTCGAGCACCCCGAAGCTGCCCTCGCGCCGGACCTGGACCTGCGCGGTGGTCGACCCGACGTCGGTGACGAGCCGGGTGAGCCGGTCGGCGATGTCGTCGAAGGCCACCGACTCCTCGACGGCCTGGCTCAAGGTCTCGTGAACGATCGCGATCGACCCCACGCGCCGTACCGCCTCCTCGAGCGCGGCCACGGCCTCCGGTGAGCCGATCCGGCGTGCCTGCAGCCGCAGCAGCGCCGCCACCGTCTGCAGGTTGTTCTTCACCCGGTGGTGGATCTCTCGGATGGTGGCGTCCTTGGTGATCAGCTCCCGGTCGCGCCGGCGCAGGTCGGTGACGTCGCGCAGCAGGATGATGCCGCCGATGTGCTCGCCCTTCGGCCGCAGCGGGATGGCGCGCACGATGAGCGAGACGTCGTCCCCGGGTCCCCCACCGGAGCCGAGCTCGGTGTCGCGGTGCGCCCGGCCACCGAGCACCGCGCTGAGGGTCTCCTCGTCCGGGCGCCGCTTGGGCGGGACGAGCTCGCGGGTCAGGTCGGCGAGCAGGTGGCCGGTCAGGTCCCCGGTCAGCCCGAGCTTGCGGTAGACCGACAGGCCGTTCGGGCTGGCGAACACGACCCGGCCGTCGGCGTCCACCCGCAGGAAGCCGTCGCCCACGCGGGGTGAGTCGGCGTGGTCGCTGCGCTGACCCTCACTCGGGAAGAGGCCGAGGGCGATCATGTTCGCCAGGTCGCTGGCCGCCTGCAGGTAGTTGATCTCCAGCAGGCTCGGCGTGCGCACCCCGAGCAGGTTGGTGTTGCGGCTGATCACCGCGATCACCCGGCCCTCACGGCGCACCGGGATCGCCTCCACCCGCACCGGCACCTCGTCGCGCCACTCCGGGTCGCCCTCGCGCGCGATCCGGCCGACCTCGTAGGCGGTGTCCACGAGGGGGCGCCGGCCACGAGGCAGGTGGGTGCCGACGATGTCGTCGACGTAGGCCGTGGGCCCCGTCGTGGGCCGCATCTGGTCCCCGGCCCAGAAGCCGGTGCCGTCCCGGGCCGGGAGCCACAGCACCAGGTCGGCGAAGGAGAGGTCGGCGATCACCTGCCAGTCCGCCTGGATCAGCTGGAGCCAGGCGATGTCGGCGGCGTCGAGGTCGGTGTGGCGGCGCGCGATCGCGGACAGGGAGGGCACGACGGCAAACCTAGGACAGGTCCGGGCGCCGCACCTCGGCGGTGCGGGAGGCGAGGAGGTTTGGCAAGATAAGGGGTCGGGGTCATCCCGCTCGTCCTGTGGGAGGAAGCTCATCGTGGTTGTGGACTGGGCGCTGCTGCGCGAGCGCCTGCGCAACGGTGAGCGGCGACCTCCGAGCGAGCACCCGCTGGACGACCTGACCGCACAGCTCACCCGGATGCTGGGCGACCCCGACCCCGAGGTCCGCGACACGCTGGCCTACGCGTTCCTGGCGACCTGGACCGAGCACGGCGTGTACGACGACCTGCTGACCGGCCTCGGCGACGGCATGTGCGCCGGCCTCACCGTCGGCCTCGGCGAGACCGACACCGACTCAGTGTTCCGACGCAGCTTCTCCGCGCTCGTGCTGGCCGAGTGCATCGATCGCGACACCGTGGTGCGCCGCCAGCCCGCAGACCGGATCCTGGGCTGGGGCGACCGGCTGGCCGGGTGGTACGTGCGCGAGCAGGACCTGCGCGGCTTCGTGCCGGGCAAGGGCTGGGCGCACGCCGCGGCCCACGGCGCGGACGCCCTCGGCGCACTGGCCCGCTCCCCACACCTCGATGTCCCCGAGCTGACGGTGCTGCTCGACGTCATCGCCGACCGCGTGCTGGCCCCGGGCACCCCGCTGCTGGTGCACGGCGAGCCGGACCGGATCGCGCACGCGGTGCTGGAGATCCTGCTGCGCGACCGGGTGCCGCTGTCCATCCTCGAGCCCTGGGTGGCGCGCCTCGAGATGGGCGCGCGCGTCAAGCCGTCCCGGGGCGAGGACCCCTACCTGCGCACCGGCAACGCCCAGGCGGTGCTGCGGGCGCTCTACCTGCAGCTCGCCGTGTCCCCGCGCCAGCCCGAGGTCCGCTCCGACCTGCTGCTGTGCGTCGTCGCCTCCCTGCGGCGCATCCACCCGGCGCTGCTGACCCGCTGAACCACCCCGCCTCGCCACAGCCTCGCTAGGGTGCGCACGTGACCTCCACCACTCCCGATCCCGCAGCCCTCGACGTCACCGGCACCGGCGACACCGGAGACGACGCGCAGCGCACCGGCCACGCCGGCGAGCTCGCCGTCGCGGTCGCCCAGGCCCACGGCGTCGAGACGATGTTCACCCTCTCCGGCGCCCACGTCTTCCCGATGTACGACGGCGCAGTGAAGTCCGCGCAGGCACGCGAGGCCGACCCCGGCGCCCCGCAGCCGATCGCGATCATCGACGTGCGCCACGAGCAGACCGCGGCGTTCGCCGCCGAGGCGACCGGGAAGCTGACCCGGGTGCCCGGCCTGGCGGTGCTGACCGCCGGGCCCGGGGTGACCAACGGGGTGAGCGCCATGGCGCAGGCCTCGTTCGCCGGCTCGCCGATGGTCGTGGTCGGGGGCCGCGCCCCCAACAACCGGTGGGGCACCGGCGCCCTGCAGGAGATCGACCACCTGCCGATCGTCTCGCCGGTCACCAAGCACGCCGCCACCCTGACCACCGCCGACGACGTGGCCGCCGGATTCGACGCCGCGTTCACC
This genomic window contains:
- a CDS encoding MDR family MFS transporter; translation: MTAPLETSGPTEVPARHDRGAGAGSGSGSVAPVGRTPLVVKLLVAATFVVILNETIMVNAIPRLMVDFSITERTAQWLSTAFMLTMAAVIPVTGWFLQRVSTRTAYTAAMATFSAGTLIAALAPTFEVLLVARVVQAAGTAVMMPLLMTTLMTVVAAQDRGRVMGQVSLAMACAPALGPTVSGVLLELGSWRLIFVAVLPVAVLVAVLGLRQLENVGETRRTPVSWLSVALAAGGFGSFVYGVSRIGATGWVEPTLIIAVGVALIASFAAYQLVLQRGSGPLMDLRTLRHRNYAISLLLMSAGFMAFLGSMILLPLYLQNLRGLSELETGLLVMPGGVAMGLLGPTVGRIYDRVGSRPLVIPGSIGMVAFLFGLSRIGTDTPYALILALHVGLMVTLAMIFTPVFTIGLADLAPHLYSHGSSLLGTLQQVAGALGTALLVVILDGRSEHLAASGAAPADAFMGGLQWAFAAGAVIGVVVVGLALLLPAKVDAPEGAPAPH
- a CDS encoding zinc-binding dehydrogenase — translated: MFAVYADSFASSADDPLTGLVVGERPDPVAPEGWTTVTVKAASLNHHDLWSLRGVGLKQEALPMILGCDAAGYDEDGNEVVVHAVVSDPDWAGDETLDPRRSLLSERHQGTFADKVVVPRRNVVPKPASLSFEEAACLPTAWLTAYRMLFVQGGLKAGDTVLVQGAGGGVATALIALARAGGLRVLATSRDQAKRDKALELGAHEVFESGARLPAKVDAVMETVGRATWSHSVRALRPGGKIVISGTTSGPKLDDAELTRIFFLQLSVIGSTMGTRGELAALVNLLDSTGVRPVIDRVLPMTEAREGFAAMAAGDVFGKVVFTR
- a CDS encoding NAD(P)-dependent malic enzyme, which translates into the protein MATVPTADVSTKDQLSLAYTPGVAEVCEAIAADPSLTRHYTWVPNTVAIVTDGTAVLGLGDIGPAAAMPVMEGKAVLFKQFGGVDGVPICLATTDVEEIIETVVRLAPSFGGINLEDISAPRCFEIEDRLKEALDIPVFHDDQHGTAVVTLAALVNALRLTGRAPESTRVVISGAGAAGVAIARILLAAGVEDIAVTDRKGVVSSERHDLTPSKKALAELTADRCGRRGTLADVFEGADVYIGVSGGTVPEDVVATMADDAIIFAMANPNPEVHPDVAHRHARVVATGRSDFPNQINNVLAFPGIFRGAFDAHASAITEGMKVAAADALAALVGDDLSEDYVIPSPFDPRVGPAVAAAVAEAARRDGVARS
- a CDS encoding S24/S26 family peptidase yields the protein MGEHVAQGRSGRRPRRLGAAIVRGDSMYPTLRSGDRLLVTYGTPVRAGHVVVARLPDGTVAVKRAAERRPGGWWLLGDNPARSTDSTRWGVIAEHDVWAVARLRIAPRPALLRRRRTQD
- the sodN gene encoding superoxide dismutase, Ni; amino-acid sequence: MFSRLISRVVAPTIEVSAHCDLPCGIYDPAQARIEAESIKAIIAKVADNDDPDFRTRAVLIKEQRSELVKHHLWVLWTDYFKPPHFEKYPQLHTLFNDATKLAGATGTKGNLDAAKADELLAKIDEIAEIFWETKK
- a CDS encoding anti-sigma factor gives rise to the protein MSEPSSVVSLNVVRGGPSVSPTEKDLADEVELRLPADGAYASVLRTLTAGLAARLDLTLDDIEDLRIAVSEAAAMVLEQADDDAVLDCTFRLSAGELALTIATTATEPEDPDYESFGWQVLATLTAEAAIDTTPDSYAVRLTVRSSVES
- a CDS encoding RNA polymerase sigma factor SigF, with protein sequence MNSDPVSETAGGAPGTARSAAVEATRRRSAELFGVLRDESASQAERDVARDDLVHLHLPLVEHCARRFRNRGEPYEDLVQVGTIGLIKSVDRFDTDRGVEFSTYATPTIIGEIKRYFRDKGWAIRVPRRLQELRMQITASTAELTQSLGRSPTPRELAEAIGCSVEDVVEGLESSNAYATLSLDATDDDSDRGGGQSMLDAIGIDDEALEHVEIRESVKPLLENLPPREKRILLLRFFKNMTQSQIAEEIGVSQMHVSRLLSRTLEQLRQSLEAEA
- a CDS encoding WhiB family transcriptional regulator gives rise to the protein MDWRHRSACLDEDPELFFPIGNTGPAILQIEEAKAVCRRCDVREQCLAWALEAGQDHGVWGGLSEDERRALKRRNARARVRTPV
- a CDS encoding sensor histidine kinase, producing the protein MPSLSAIARRHTDLDAADIAWLQLIQADWQVIADLSFADLVLWLPARDGTGFWAGDQMRPTTGPTAYVDDIVGTHLPRGRRPLVDTAYEVGRIAREGDPEWRDEVPVRVEAIPVRREGRVIAVISRNTNLLGVRTPSLLEINYLQAASDLANMIALGLFPSEGQRSDHADSPRVGDGFLRVDADGRVVFASPNGLSVYRKLGLTGDLTGHLLADLTRELVPPKRRPDEETLSAVLGGRAHRDTELGSGGGPGDDVSLIVRAIPLRPKGEHIGGIILLRDVTDLRRRDRELITKDATIREIHHRVKNNLQTVAALLRLQARRIGSPEAVAALEEAVRRVGSIAIVHETLSQAVEESVAFDDIADRLTRLVTDVGSTTAQVQVRREGSFGVLDSEVATPLAMVVMELMQNAAEHGFEAGASGRITLHAQRHGAVLEVTVADDGRGLPEGFDLDNATSLGLSIVRTLVESELGGHLTLGRGPDGGTRAGISIPVE
- a CDS encoding DUF2785 domain-containing protein → MCAGLTVGLGETDTDSVFRRSFSALVLAECIDRDTVVRRQPADRILGWGDRLAGWYVREQDLRGFVPGKGWAHAAAHGADALGALARSPHLDVPELTVLLDVIADRVLAPGTPLLVHGEPDRIAHAVLEILLRDRVPLSILEPWVARLEMGARVKPSRGEDPYLRTGNAQAVLRALYLQLAVSPRQPEVRSDLLLCVVASLRRIHPALLTR